In Halolamina litorea, the genomic window ACGCCGCCGTCGACGCCGCCGTCGAGGTGGCCGAACGGTTCGCGGCCGGCGAGGTCGACTACCGCGCCGCCTACCGCCACCCCCGTGACGGCTTCCTCGAGGAACTCGACGCGCTGACCGGCCGGGACGCTTGAGCCGTCCGCTGGGCGGCGGGCGGGAGCCTTAACCCCGCCGCGTGGCTACTGACAACTATGTCTACCGTCACCCTCGTCGGCGCTCGCCTCGCCGAACCCGGCGAGGAGTTCGTCTACCAGAGCGAATCGTCGGCCTGTGAGGGCTGCCCGTACCGGAGCCAGTGTCTGAACCTCACCGAGGGGACCCGCTACCGGGTCACCGACGTCCGGGAGAACACCCAAGTGCTCGACTGTGCGGTCCACGACGTGGGCGTCCGCGCCGTCGAGGTCGAACCGGCACCGGTGCCCGCGAACGTCCCCTCGAAGTCCGCCTACTCCGGCAGCAAAGCCAAACTCGCGGGCGAGTGTCCTCATACGGAGTGCCCCTCCCACCCGTTCTGCGTGCCGCTGGGCGCCGACTTCGACGCCGAGTACCAGATCCAGGAAGTCGTCGGCGACCCGCCCCACGAGACCTGCAAACTCGACCGGGACCTGACGAAGGTGGAGTTGGCACCGACGGAGTGACGGCGACGCCGGCGGGAACCGACCCGTGAACCCCGGCACGTACTTCTCGCGGTTCGCGTAGAGTACGCGACGTTCGAGGCATCGAGCAGCAGGATCAGCACCGAGACGAGGGCCCCCGCCACGATCACGTGGTAGGCGGCGGTCGCCGTTACCAGCGAACAGAGCGACGAGCGGAACCATCCCCGACGCGGCCGAGCCAGAGCCCGGAGGACGCTCGGGCCGCCAGCGGCGAAACGATCCGCCCGCCGGCGGCGCGTTACCGCGCCGGCCGGTAGTCGTTGATCGCCGCCCGAACCCGCTCCCACGCCACCGGCGGTTCGGTCTCCCCGACTGCCGCTTCGAGGTCGGCCACCGTCTCCCCTGCCGTCGCCTCGACCCGCTCGCCGAGTGCCTCTCGCCGCGTCGCCAGCCGATCGAGGCGGTCTGCCGGTTCCTCCCAGTCCACCCCATCGTCCCCGGGCCAGTCACGCAGCGTCGAGAGTTCGGCACGGAGGTCCGCGATCAGCAGGCCGCTCACGACGTGGCTCGCGGCGGCGTCGATGGCCGCTCCATCGCCGTCGCCCGTCGCGTCGCCGTAGTCGGCGTCGCCGTCGAGTCGCTTTAGCGCCGTCTCGGTGCCGTCGATCGTCGAGGCCAGCGCGTCGAGGTCCGAGCTGAACTCCCGACGGCGCCGGTCGGCGCTCTCCAGCCACGCCTCCACCGTCTCGGCCTCGTCGATGAGTTCGTCGGCGGCGATCTGCTGGTCGTTGGCCCGCTCCCTGAGCTGCCGGAGGTCGGCGGCCACGCCGTAGAGTTCGCCCGGCTCGCCGGTTCGGTCGGCGACGTCGCTCAGCGCCGGCGCCAGCTCCGACACGCTCTCGGAGACGGTGGCGAGCCGGTCGTCCAGCGCGCCGAGCCGGCGAACGACGGTCGGCTCGTCGGCGACGCCCGCCGCGGCCTCGTGTGCGTCGTCGACGGCCGCAGTCGCGAGTTCGAGTCGCGTCTCGGGGGTGGCGACGACTTTCGACACCGTCGCCAACTCCGCCTCCACGGCCTCCCAACTGACGGTCTCCTCATCGGCGGCGAGCCGGAGGGCCGACTCGACTGTCTCACGGTCGTCGTCGCCGGCAGCACGCTCGATCGCCGTTTCGAGTGGGAGGCCGTCGAGCGCGTCGTCGCCGTCCCGGTTCGTCACGCCGTCGCGTGTCCCGTCCATGTGCGCCGACTGTCGAGCCTCGGAGATACCTTTTTCGGCACGCTACGGGCTTCTGGGTCGGTTCTGGGGCATACCCAACAGTACCGCTATATAGCCCACCGTACGCCCACCGATCGATGGGGAGGTGACAGTTCTCGTATCTCCGTATATCGGGCGTTCTGAGGCCTCATAGTCGCCTATTATAAACGGCCTTTAGGTGCTACTCCGACGACTCAGTTGATGTCCAAGGACGCAGGCGGAGACACGATCGTATCGCGGCGACAGTTCATCGCGGCTTCGGGCGCCGTCGGCGCCGCGGGGCTCGCGGGCTGTTCGGGCGGGAGCGGGACCGACACCGAGGCGGGAAACGAGGGCGGTTCCGACGACACCGACTCCGGCAGCTCCGGCGACGACGGCGGTGACTCCTCGCCGACGATGCTGACCGCCGAGGGGTCGTCGACGGTCTACCCGATCGCCAACACCGGCGCCTCCTACTGGGCCTCGAACGCGCCGCCCAGCGACGGCGAGTACTGGGGCTCCAACGACGAGAACACCGTCCCCGGCTGGGACGAGATCGACACGGACATGCGACTCGCCGACTACTTCGCCAGCCGCTACGGCTTCGAGCCGACCGAGAAGCAGGCGAACCCGCCCTTCGCGGCCAGCATCGGCCTGAGCCACTCCGGGACCGGCTGTGAGTCGGTCCGGGACGGGCTCGTCGACATCGGGAACTCCTCGGGCCCGATCACGGCCGAACTCGGCATCAGCGAGTCCGAGGCCAAAGAGCAGTTCGTCGACCACGTCGTCGGCCGCGACGGCCAGCCGGTCGTCGTCAGCAGCGACATCTACGACGCCGGCGTCGAACAGCTGACCGGTGAGGAGGTCCGCGGCATCTACCAGGGCGACATCACCAACTGGAGCGAGGTCGGTGGCCCCGACCAGGAGATCTACGCCATCGGCCGCGCCGAGGGCTCGGGTACCGACACCGCGTTCCGCCTGAACATGCTCGGGAGCGCCGACGCCTCGATGGACGGCGTCGACACCCGCTTCGGCCAGAACCAGCAGGTCGCACAGGCCGTCCAGCAGAACGAGGGGGCCATCGCCTACATGGCGCTCGCGTTCACGGGCAACGGCGTGCTCCCGATCGGGATCAACTTCGAGGGGACGCTCTACGAGCCCGACCGCGACGCCGAGAACACCATCTTCGACAGCGCCTACCCGCTGAACCGCGACCTCCACCAGTACACGCTGATCACCGACGACGAGCCCAACGGCACGGACATGCGGGAGGCCGCGTTCATCAACATGTTCCTGACGACGTTCGGCCAGACCGTCTTCGTCGAGTCGAACAACTACATCCCGCTGCCGACCAAGGACATCGAGAACGAGAAGTCGAAGCTGCCCGACCAGGCCTGATCGGACCCGCGGTACTCCATTTTTATCTATGGCACACCTGCTCGACAGAAGCCGAACCGAACTGACGCGGCTGTCCCGGCGCTGGCGGGAGTTCGTCGCCACGACGCCGGCCGACGCGCTGTTGGCCGTCGCCGTCATCGCTTTGGGGCTCCTCGCGGGGCTCGCCGGGTTCCTGCTGGTCTCCCCGCTGACGGCGGTCCCGCTGGTCGCCGCGGGCGTCGCCACCGGCTACGGCTGGTGGCGCTACGAGGCGCTCACCGCGAAGACGCTGGCCCTGACCGCGACGGTCCTCACGGTGCTGGTGTTGTTGCTGATCGCGGTGTTCATCATCGCCGAGGCGATCCCGGTGATCAACTACGCCACCGTCGAGGCGTTCGGGATCCCGATCCCGGGACTGCGACTCCTCACCGAGACCGTCTGGTCGCCGGTGTCACAGCCGAACCGCTTCTCGATGGTGCCGCTGATCCACGGTACCGTGCTGGTGACGCTGATCGCGACCGCGGTCGCGGCGCCGCTGGGCATCGCCGCCGCGCTGTTCGTCTCCGAGATCGCGCCGCCGACGGTCCGTGAGTTCGTCAAGCCGGGCATCGAGATCCTCGCGGGGATCCCCTCGATCGTCTACGGCTTCATCGGCTTCACGGTCCTCAGCCCGTGGGCCTCCGACCAGTTCCGCATCGTCGGGCAGGGAACGTACCTGTTCGTCGGCATCGTCGTCGGCCTGATGGCGCTACCGACGGTCGTCTCCGTCGCCGAGGACGCCATCGACGCCGTCCCGGAGTCCATGAAGCAGGGCTCGCTCGCGATGGGGACGACCGACTGGCAGACCATGACCTCGATCACCCTCCCCGCGGCGTTCTCCGGCGTCTCCGCGGCCGTCCTGCTCGGTGTGGGCCGGGCGATCGGCGAGACGATGGCCGCGACGGTGATGCTCCGGGGAGTCCCCCGGCTCACCGAGCCGCTGTTCAACGTCTTCTACGGACAGGAGACGCTGACCTCGCTGATCGCGGCCCGCTACGGCGACGCCGACGGCCTCCAGATGAGCGCCCTGTTCGTCGCCGGCGCGATCCTGTTCGTGACGGTGCTCGCGCTCTCGATCACCTCACAGTACATCGAGGCCCGCATGAAGCGACAGCTCGGGGGTGAGGAGTGATGGCGGGCGCGACCCAGCCGTCACTCAGCGTCGACACGACCGACCGCACCCGCACGTTCGCCGGCGTCACCGTTGCCCTCTGTACGCTGCTGTTCGTCGCGGCGCTGGCCGCGCTGTTCGGCCAGATCAGCCTGACCGACCCCATCGCGGGCGTCCCTGCCCTGACGGTCATCGGCAGCACGCTCCTGCTGGTCGGCGGCGCGGTCGTCGGGCTGGGAGTCGCCTCCCGGACCGGCTACACCGTGACCGACCCGCGGCCGAGCGCCGGCGTGACCGTCGGACTCCTACTCGGCGCCGTCGGCGCGACCGTCGGCGGCGTCCTCGGGGGCGTCGTGCTCGGCCTCTCGGGGGCCTCCGTCTTCGCCGTCACGCTCCTGACGGGGTTCGCGTGCCTCGCGGCGACGGTGCTCCCGCGCGGCGACGTCGGGACGACGCTCGCTCCCGGCGTACTGACCGCGCTGGTCGGGCTGGTGTTCCTCTCCGGAATCATCGGGCCCGAGTGGGCGTGGTCGCTCGGCTGGGAGCAACAGGCCTCGCTCACCGCGGGCATCATCGTCCCGACGGCGACGCTGACCTGTGCCCTGCTCGGCGGCTGGGCCGCCGCAGTCGCCTCCCGCGGCTTCGGCGCCCGCGGCCGCCACGCCGGCGCCTACCTGCTCGTCTATCTCAACGCCAGCGCCATCATCGGCGTGCTGCTGGTCCTGGTCGCCTTCGTCGTCTACAAGGGGCTTCCCGGGCTGTTCCGTGGCGCCGCCGTCGGCCTCGGCGTCGGCCCTGACGTCTTCGGCGTGGCGCTGCCGGTCGACGTCCCCTTCGCGATGAACGGCGTCGCGCTGATGAACGACGTCAACGGCGTGCTCCCGGCCATCGTCGGCACGATCTGGCTGGTCGTCGGTGCGGTGCTGCTGGCGGTCCCCCTCGGCGTCGGTGCCGCGGTGTTCCTCACCGAATACGCGCCGCAGGGCCGGTTCACGCAGGTCGTCGAGGTCGCCACGAACGGCCTCTGGAGCACCCCCAGCATCGTCTTCGGCCTGTTCGGCTTCGCCTTCCTCGTGCCGCGCTTTGGCAACCAGAAGTCGCTGCTCGCCGGTGCGATCACGCTCGGGTTCATGCTGCTGCCGCTGGTGATCATCACCAGCCGCGAGGCGATGCTCTCGGTGCCCGACGAGTACCGCGACGCCAGCGCGGCGCTCGGCGTTTCGAAGTGGCAGACGATCCGCAGCGTCGTCCTCCCGGCGGCCGCGCCGGGCGTCGTCACGGGCGTCATCCTCGGCGTCGGCCGGATCGCCGGCGAGACGGCCCCGATCCTGCTGACGATGGCTGGCGGGGTGTTCGTCCCCGGCAGCCAGACCGTCGACGTGATCGGCGGCTTCCAGTTCACCGCCGCCCCGCCGTTCGTCTCGAACCCAGAACTGCTGCAGGCGACCTCGGCGCTGCCCTACCAGCTCTATGCCCTGATCACTGCCGGCGTGGGCGCCTCGGGCAACGTCGGCGACGCCGACGCCTTCCGCTGGGCGACCGCGCTGGTGTTGCTGGTGGTCGTCCTCAGCTTCTACGCGATCGGTATCGCCGCGCGACAGTACTTCCGACGGAAGATTCAGCGATGAGTAAGTCAACACAGACCACCGACGACAGCATCGACGCCGCGGCCGACGCCGGGACCGACCCGGCCTCGCCGTCGACGACGGCCGCCGGCGAGACCGAAGAACAGGTCCAGGAGTCGTGGCGCGACTACGCCTTCGAGGGCGAGCCCAAACTCAGCGTCTCGGACTTGGACGTGTTCTACGGCGACGACCACGCGCTGGACGGCGTCTCGATGGAGATCCCCGAGAACAGCGTCACCGCGCTGATCGGCCCCTCCGGTTGTGGGAAGTCGACGTTCCTCCGGTGTCTGAACCGGATGAACGACCGAATCCGCGTCGCCCGCGTCGACGGCTCGGTCCGACTCGACGGCGAGGAGATCTACGACGACGACACGGACCTCGTCTCGCTGCGCAAGCGCATCGGGATGGTGTTCCAGCAGCCCAACCCCTTCCCGAAGTCGATCCGGGACAACGTCTCCTACGGCCCGCGCAAGCACGGCGACCTCGACACCGGCCTGCTCGCGCGGCTGCTCGGCCGCGACGACACCGAGGAGGAGGCCGAACTGGTCGAGCGCGCGCTCCGGCAGGCCGCCCTCTGGGAGGAGGTCTCGGGGCGACTCGACGACAACGCCCTCGGCCTCTCGGGCGGGCAACAGCAGCGACTCTGCATCGCTCGGGCGCTCACCACCGACCCCGACGTGCTGCTCATGGACGAGCCCGCGTCGGCGCTCGACCCGGTGGCGACCGCGAAGATCGAGGATCTGATCGACGACCTCCGGGAGCAGTACACCGTGGTCGTCGTCACCCACAACATGCAGCAGGCAGCCCGCATCTCCGACCAGACCGCCGTCTTCCTCACCGGCGGCGAACTCGTCGAGTACGGCGCCACCGATCAGGTGTTCGAGGACCCGAAGAGCCAGCGCGTCGAGGACTACATCAGCGGGAAGTTCGGGTGATCGCGGGTGGAGACGCGTAAACTCCAGCGCGTCGGTGGGGGGACGATCACCGTCTCGCTCCCGAAGGAGTGGGCCGACCGCCACGGCCTCGACGCCGGCGACACCGTCGACGTGCACGGCCACGTCGAGGACGTGCTGACGATCCAGCCCGACGGGCTCCCCGCCGAGGACGGCGTGTCGCCGACGGTCCGCGTCGTCGACGACTGCACGCCCGAGAGCCTGCGCCGGACGCTTCAGGCCGCCTACGCTGCTGGCGCAGCCAGCGTCACGTTCCGGGCCGAGAACACGCTCCGGGAGGACCAGCGTCGCGCCGTCGAGTCCACGGCCCGGGCCCGATCTGGTCTCACCGTGGACGCGGCGAGCGCGGAGGCACTGACCGTCCGCTGCCTGCTCGACCCGGCCGAACTCTCGATCCAACAGTCGGTCCGACAGCTACAGTTCGTCGCCCTCTCCTCGGTCCGGCGTGCGGCTGAGGCGATCCGGGCGGGCGAGGAGGGCGTCACCGTCGAGGACGGCCAACCCGACCGCATCCGGGCGGCCGTCGAGCGGTCGTTCCGGCGGGGGCTGACCCGCCTCGACGAACTCGACACGCTGGGGGTCGACCGAACGACGCTGTTCGAGCTCCGGGAGACCGCCCGCTCGCTCGCGACGGTCGCCGAGGCAGCCGAGGATCTCGCTGCGGCGGCGGGGGCCGAGGGGGCGGCCACGCTCACGGACTCGGTCAGCTTGGCCGTCGAGGTCGTCGAGGACGCCGTCGCCGTCGTGCTCGACGACGGGCCGGCACGGGAGGCCCACCGCGCGCTGGCTGCTCGCGAGGCGCTCGCCGACGAACTCGGACGGGTCGAGGACTCGCTGGGTGACCGGGTCGATCCGCGACTGATCCGTGCTATCGACGCCGTCGACACGGTCGCGGCTGCCGGGGCGACTATCGCACGAGAAGGGCTGGGAAGCGCGGTCAGAAACGGAACCGTTGACGGCTCGGTCCCGGCCGTCACCGACGCCGCCGAGCGAGTGCCGGATCGGGAAGACGCCGACTCGTAGCCGGTCTACTCCAGGACGACCAGCACGTCGCCCATGTCGACGCTCTCGCCCTCGGAGACGAGGACCTGCGAGACCGTGCCGCCGCGCTCGGCGTCGATGT contains:
- a CDS encoding UPF0179 family protein → MSTVTLVGARLAEPGEEFVYQSESSACEGCPYRSQCLNLTEGTRYRVTDVRENTQVLDCAVHDVGVRAVEVEPAPVPANVPSKSAYSGSKAKLAGECPHTECPSHPFCVPLGADFDAEYQIQEVVGDPPHETCKLDRDLTKVELAPTE
- the pstC gene encoding phosphate ABC transporter permease subunit PstC; this translates as MAHLLDRSRTELTRLSRRWREFVATTPADALLAVAVIALGLLAGLAGFLLVSPLTAVPLVAAGVATGYGWWRYEALTAKTLALTATVLTVLVLLLIAVFIIAEAIPVINYATVEAFGIPIPGLRLLTETVWSPVSQPNRFSMVPLIHGTVLVTLIATAVAAPLGIAAALFVSEIAPPTVREFVKPGIEILAGIPSIVYGFIGFTVLSPWASDQFRIVGQGTYLFVGIVVGLMALPTVVSVAEDAIDAVPESMKQGSLAMGTTDWQTMTSITLPAAFSGVSAAVLLGVGRAIGETMAATVMLRGVPRLTEPLFNVFYGQETLTSLIAARYGDADGLQMSALFVAGAILFVTVLALSITSQYIEARMKRQLGGEE
- a CDS encoding AbrB/MazE/SpoVT family DNA-binding domain-containing protein, with the translated sequence METRKLQRVGGGTITVSLPKEWADRHGLDAGDTVDVHGHVEDVLTIQPDGLPAEDGVSPTVRVVDDCTPESLRRTLQAAYAAGAASVTFRAENTLREDQRRAVESTARARSGLTVDAASAEALTVRCLLDPAELSIQQSVRQLQFVALSSVRRAAEAIRAGEEGVTVEDGQPDRIRAAVERSFRRGLTRLDELDTLGVDRTTLFELRETARSLATVAEAAEDLAAAAGAEGAATLTDSVSLAVEVVEDAVAVVLDDGPAREAHRALAAREALADELGRVEDSLGDRVDPRLIRAIDAVDTVAAAGATIAREGLGSAVRNGTVDGSVPAVTDAAERVPDREDADS
- a CDS encoding substrate-binding domain-containing protein encodes the protein MSKDAGGDTIVSRRQFIAASGAVGAAGLAGCSGGSGTDTEAGNEGGSDDTDSGSSGDDGGDSSPTMLTAEGSSTVYPIANTGASYWASNAPPSDGEYWGSNDENTVPGWDEIDTDMRLADYFASRYGFEPTEKQANPPFAASIGLSHSGTGCESVRDGLVDIGNSSGPITAELGISESEAKEQFVDHVVGRDGQPVVVSSDIYDAGVEQLTGEEVRGIYQGDITNWSEVGGPDQEIYAIGRAEGSGTDTAFRLNMLGSADASMDGVDTRFGQNQQVAQAVQQNEGAIAYMALAFTGNGVLPIGINFEGTLYEPDRDAENTIFDSAYPLNRDLHQYTLITDDEPNGTDMREAAFINMFLTTFGQTVFVESNNYIPLPTKDIENEKSKLPDQA
- the pstA gene encoding phosphate ABC transporter permease PstA, with the translated sequence MAGATQPSLSVDTTDRTRTFAGVTVALCTLLFVAALAALFGQISLTDPIAGVPALTVIGSTLLLVGGAVVGLGVASRTGYTVTDPRPSAGVTVGLLLGAVGATVGGVLGGVVLGLSGASVFAVTLLTGFACLAATVLPRGDVGTTLAPGVLTALVGLVFLSGIIGPEWAWSLGWEQQASLTAGIIVPTATLTCALLGGWAAAVASRGFGARGRHAGAYLLVYLNASAIIGVLLVLVAFVVYKGLPGLFRGAAVGLGVGPDVFGVALPVDVPFAMNGVALMNDVNGVLPAIVGTIWLVVGAVLLAVPLGVGAAVFLTEYAPQGRFTQVVEVATNGLWSTPSIVFGLFGFAFLVPRFGNQKSLLAGAITLGFMLLPLVIITSREAMLSVPDEYRDASAALGVSKWQTIRSVVLPAAAPGVVTGVILGVGRIAGETAPILLTMAGGVFVPGSQTVDVIGGFQFTAAPPFVSNPELLQATSALPYQLYALITAGVGASGNVGDADAFRWATALVLLVVVLSFYAIGIAARQYFRRKIQR
- the pstB gene encoding phosphate ABC transporter ATP-binding protein PstB — its product is MSKSTQTTDDSIDAAADAGTDPASPSTTAAGETEEQVQESWRDYAFEGEPKLSVSDLDVFYGDDHALDGVSMEIPENSVTALIGPSGCGKSTFLRCLNRMNDRIRVARVDGSVRLDGEEIYDDDTDLVSLRKRIGMVFQQPNPFPKSIRDNVSYGPRKHGDLDTGLLARLLGRDDTEEEAELVERALRQAALWEEVSGRLDDNALGLSGGQQQRLCIARALTTDPDVLLMDEPASALDPVATAKIEDLIDDLREQYTVVVVTHNMQQAARISDQTAVFLTGGELVEYGATDQVFEDPKSQRVEDYISGKFG